A window from Megalobrama amblycephala isolate DHTTF-2021 linkage group LG9, ASM1881202v1, whole genome shotgun sequence encodes these proteins:
- the LOC125275568 gene encoding putative protocadherin beta-18 produces MMSILCYFYAQRGASSTRISSWLMQPLVLCVFVMAVAHGQVRYSIPEEMTKGSLVGNIVQDLGLDVKRLKSGRARIFTEDSREYIGLNVDKGTLIVKERIDREELCAQVSPCSLHFQIILENPMELHRIDVEILDINDHAPLFARKEIDFQISESALPGARFSLDSAHDPDTGTNALRSYTLNPTDNFDLKVLSRNDGSKYVEMVLKLPLDRETQQEHKLTLTAFDGGNPQRTGTVRISVTVIDANDNAPVFSLPVYRVSLFENSPNGAVVIKVSATDNDQGANGEITYSFSRSSGKALDLFHIDTNTGEITVKGDLDYERAKQFELNIDATDKGGLTDSSKVVIDITDVNDNPPVISVISFSNPIPEDAAPETVIAMLNVKDLDSGRNGQVKCSIPTDLPFKVKSSAQNFYSLITDQLLDREKISEYNITVTAIDEGSPSFSTNKTLTLKISDVNDNAPVFQRQSYTAYVMENNSPGLSVLSVKARDKDSGNNARISYFLEDVLVNGVSASTYISVNAESGDILAVRSFDYEQTKEFNIRVKAQDGGSPPLSSNVSVKIIIQDQNDNAPQVLYPVQSGANVVAEIVPRSADVGYLVTKVVAVDVDSGQNAWLSYKLHKATDRALFEVGLQNGEIRTVRQVTDKDAVKQRLTVVVEDNGQPSRSATVNVNVAVADSFPEVLTEFTDFTHDKEYNDNLTFYLVLALAVVSFLFIVSIIAILSVKCYRWRRERMFYKSGANLPVIPYYPPLYADVGGTGTLQHVYNYEVCRTTDSRKSDLKYARPCSESIISLDTSGTHTLTHAQRERLNNDDSFDQVSSSKWL; encoded by the coding sequence ATGATGTCGATTCTTTGTTATTTTTACGCCCAAAGAGGCGCATCTTCGACGCGGATTTCATCATGGCTAATGCAGCCTCTCGTGCTCTGCGTCTTTGTCATGGCCGTTGCGCACGGGCAGGTCCGTTATTCTATTCCAGAGGAGATGACAAAGGGCTCGCTGGTGGGAAATATCGTTCAGGATCTCGGTTTGGATGTTAAGAGGCTGAAATCTGGTCGAGCGCGGATCTTTACGGAGGACAGTCGTGAGTACATCGGTCTGAATGTGGATAAAGGGACGCTGATAGTGAAAGAGAGGATAGATAGAGAGGAGCTGTGCGCCCAAGTGTCTCCCTGCTCCTTACATTTTCAGATCATTCTAGAAAACCCCATGGAGCTGCATAGAATTGATGTGGAAATATTAGATATTAATGATCATGCTCCTCTTTTTGCCAGAAAGGAAATTGATTTTCAAATAAGTGAATCTGCACTTCCCGGAGCTCGATTTTCATTAGACAGCGCCCACGATCCTGACACTGGCACTAACGCGCTCAGGTCATACACGTTAAATCCAACagataattttgatttaaaggtTCTTTCACGAAACGATGGCTCAAAATACGTCGAAATGGTTCTTAAATTACCTTTAGACAGAGAGACTCAGCAGGAGCACAAATTAACCCTTACAGCATTTGATGGCGGCAATCCGCAGAGAACTGGCACTGTCAGGATAAGTGTTACGGTCATAGACGCAAACGATAACGCCCCTGTTTTCAGTCTGCCTGTTTACCGTGTTTCATTATTTGAGAATTCACCAAATGGTGCTGTAGTAATCAAGGTAAGCGCTACTGATAATGACCAAGGCGCAAACGGTGAGATCACATATTCTTTTTCACGTAGTTCAGGAAAAGCCCTTGATTTATTCCACATTGACACAAATACAGGGGAAATTACTGTAAAGGGAGATTTGGATTACGAGAGGGCGAAGCAGTTTGAGTTAAATATAGATGCTACAGACAAAGGTGGTTTAACTGACTCTAGTAAAGTTGTAATTGACATTACAGATGTAAATGACAACCCCCCTGTAATCAGTGTGATTTCATTTTCTAACCCAATACCCGAGGACGCAGCACCAGAAACTGTGATAGCCATGCTGAATGTCAAAGATTTAGATTCAGGAAGAAATGGACAGGTTAAATGCTCTATTCCTACAGATTTGCCTTTCAAAGTGAAGTCATCTGCCCAGAATTTCTACAGTTTGATAACTGATCAGCTTTTAGACCGTGAAAAAATATCAGAATATAATATCACAGTAACAGCTATTGATGAGGGCTCGCCATCTTTCTCTACTAATAAAACACTGACTCTGAAAATCTCTGATGTCAATGACAACGCCCCTGTGTTCCAGCGTCAGTCATACACCGCATATGTGATGGAGAATAATTCCCCCGGACTCTCTGTTTTATCTGTGAAAGCGCGTGACAAAGACTCTGGCAATAACGCGCGTATTTCATATTTTCTAGAGGATGTTCTTGTGAATGGCGTCTCTGCCTCGACCTATATTTCAGTGAATGCAGAGAGCGGAGACATTCTTGCTGTTCGTTCTTTTGATTATGAGCAAACAAAAGAATTTAACATTCGCGTAAAAGCGCAGGACGGAGGCTCTCCTCCTCTCAGCAGCAACGTGAGCGTGAAAATCATCATTCAGGACCAGAATGACAACGCGCCTCAGGTTCTGTATCCGGTCCAGTCAGGCGCAAATGTGGTGGCTGAAATAGTGCCTCGTTCGGCAGATGTGGGTTATCTGGTGACTAAAGTGGTGGCTGTTGATGTGGACTCTGGTCAGAATGCCTGGCTCTCATATAAACTGCACAAAGCCACAGACAGGGCGCTGTTTGAAGTGGGCTTACAGAATGGAGAAATAAGAACTGTTCGCCAAGTCACAGATAAAGATGCTGTCAAACAAAGACTCACTGTTGTAGTGGAGGACAACGGGCAGCCCTCTCGATCAGCTACAGTCAATGTTAACGTGGCGGTGGCGGACAGCTTCCCTGAAGTGCTAACGGAGTTCACTGACTTTACGCACGACAAGGAATACAACGACAACCTGACTTTCTATCTGGTCTTGGCCTTGGCTGTGGTTTCATTTCTCTTTATCGTGTCTATCATTGCCATACTGTCAGTCAAATGCTACAGATGGAGACGCGAGCGCATGTTTTATAAATCTGGAGCGAATCTTCCGGTTATTCCGTATTATCCGCCTCTTTACGCAGACGTAGGCGGCACAGGAACTTTACAGCACGTGTACAATTATGAGGTTTGCAGAACCACTGACTCCAGAAAGAGTGATCTGAAATACGCCAGACCTTGCAGTGAGAGCATCATTAGTCTGGACACCAgtggaacacacacactcacgcatgCGCAGAGGGAAAGACTGAATAATGATGATTCTTTTGATCAGGTGAGCTCGAGTAAATGGTTATGA
- the LOC125275563 gene encoding protocadherin beta-16-like isoform X22 codes for MSDRTMARQVLLFIWFLSLSSALGQVSYSIPEEMAKGSLVGNIAQDLGLDLKRLKSGKARIYTGDSAEYIELNKERGVLLIKERIDREALCGQTTPCALHFQITLENPMEFYSVTVEILDVNDNAPVFAVKEIKFDISESSPTGAKFVLETAVDDDVGFNGVQSYFLHPADHFILKTQDMPDGTKNVEMILQKPLDREKQEHISLLLTAVDGGDPQMSGTIPIIITVEDANDNAPVCFLPVYKTSIAENSPKGTILTTVKASDSDQGLNGKIEYHIAKTSGGSINHFEIDRNEGVLRLSGDTDYERVKHYQIDVQARDPGRYSDTCKVIVDIIDVNDNKPVINIMSKASTLSENSKSGTVVTMLNVQDSDSGENGKVQCSINDNIPFTLKSTNNNFFSLVTDGDLDRERESEYNISVTCSDEGVPSLSSSVTLSLQISDVNDNAPVFEKSSYEASVQENNTPGLSIFTVRARDADFNQNARVSYILEDSSVNGVPVSSLVSVSADSGVIHAVRSFDYEQIKDFQFRVKAQDGGSPPLSSNVSVKIIIQDQNDNAPQVLYPVQSGANVVAEIVPRSADVGYLVTKVVAVDVDSGQNAWLSYKLHKATDRALFEVGLQNGEIRTVRQVTDKDAVKQRLTVVVEDNGQPSRSATVNVNVAVADSFPEVLTEFTDFTHDKEYNDNLTFYLVLALAVVSFLFIVSIIAILSVKCYRWRRERMFYKSGANLPVIPYYPPLYADVGGTGTLQHVYNYEVCRTTDSRKSDLKYARPCSESIISLDTSGTHTLTHAQRERLNFDDCDDQFIRLDS; via the exons ATGTCGGACAGAACAATGGCGCGGCAAGTACTGCTGTTTATTTGGTTTCTCTCTCTCAGTTCAGCTCTCGGGCAGGTCAGTTACTCCATTCCTGAAGAAATGGCGAAAGGCTCTTTAGTCGGGAACATAGCGCAGGATTTGGGTTTAGATTTAAAGAGGCTGAAATCGGGTAAAGCGCGTATTTATACAGGAGACAGCGCTGAATACATCGAGCTGAATAAAGAAAGAGGAGTCCTCCTTATCAAAGAGAGAATAGACCGAGAGGCGCTGTGCGGACAGACAACGCCTTGCGCGCTACATTTTCAGATTACCTTGGAAAATCCTATGGAGTTTTATAGCGTTACAGTTGAGATTTTAGACGTAAATGACAACGCTCCCGTTTTTGCtgttaaagaaattaaatttgATATAAGCGAATCATCTCCGACAGGAGCTAAATTTGTTTTAGAGACAGCAGTGGATGATGACGTTGGGTTTAATGGCGTACAGAGTTATTTCTTACATCCAGCGGATCATTTTATCTTAAAGACTCAGGATATGCCAGATGGCaccaaaaatgttgaaatgattCTACAAAAACCTCTAGATCGAGAAAAACAGGAACATATTTCGCTTTTACTTACTGCCGTGGATGGAGGAGACCCACAGATGTCTGGAACAATTCCGATTATAATCACAGTTGAGGACGCAAATGATAACGCTCCAGTTTGTTTTCTGCCTGTTTATAAGACCAGCATTGCAGAAAATTCTCCAAAAGGTACAATTTTAACTACAGTTAAAGCATCGGATTCTGACCAGGGACTAAATGGTAAAATAGAGTATCATATTGCGAAAACGTCTGGTGGGTCCATTAATCACTTTGAAATAGACAGAAATGAGGGAGTGTTAAGGTTATCTGGCGACACTGATTATGAAAGAGTTAAACATTATCAAATTGATGTCCAAGCGAGAGACCCCGGACGCTACTCTGACACATGCAAAGTGATTGTTGATATTATCGATGTAAATGACAACAAGCCAGTAATTAATATAATGTCAAAAGCAAGTACTCTTTCGGAGAATTCAAAATCAGGCACTGTTGTGACTATGCTGAATGTCCAAGACTCGGATTCTGGTGAGAATGGTAAGGTTCAGTGTTCCATTAACGATAATATCCCTTTTACGCTTAAATcaacaaataataatttcttCAGTTTAGTCACAGATGGTGATTTAGATCGAGAGCGAGAGTCTGAGTATAACATCAGTGTGACGTGCTCTGATGAGGGCGTGCCCTCTCTCTCCAGCAGCGTCACTCTCTCCTTACAGATATCAGATGTGAATGATAACGCGCCCGTCTTTGAGAAGAGCTCATATGAGGCCTCTGTTCAAGAAAACAACACACCGGGTCTTTCCATATTCACAGTCAGAGCCAGAGACGCAGATTTTAACCAGAACGCCCGCGTGTCTTACATTCTGGAGGACTCGTCGGTTAACGGAGTGCCCGTCTCCTCGTTAGTGTCCGTTAGTGCTGATAGTGGAGTCATACATGCAGTGCGATCTTTCGATTACGAGCAGATCAAAGATTTCCAGTTCCGCGTAAAAGCGCAGGACGGAGGCTCTCCTCCTCTCAGCAGCAACGTGAGCGTGAAAATCATCATTCAGGACCAGAATGACAACGCGCCTCAGGTTCTGTATCCGGTCCAGTCAGGCGCAAATGTGGTGGCTGAAATAGTGCCTCGCTCGGCAGATGTGGGTTATCTGGTGACTAAAGTGGTGGCTGTTGATGTGGACTCTGGTCAGAATGCCTGGCTCTCATATAAACTGCACAAAGCCACAGACAGGGCGCTGTTTGAAGTGGGCTTACAGAATGGAGAAATAAGAACTGTTCGCCAAGTCACAGATAAAGATGCTGTCAAACAAAGACTCACTGTTGTAGTGGAGGACAACGGGCAGCCCTCTCGATCAGCTACAGTCAATGTTAACGTGGCGGTGGCGGACAGCTTCCCTGAAGTGCTAACGGAGTTCACTGACTTTACGCACGACAAGGAATACAACGACAACCTGACTTTCTATCTGGTCTTGGCCTTGGCTGTGGTTTCATTTCTCTTTATCGTGTCTATCATTGCCATACTGTCAGTCAAATGCTACAGATGGAGACGCGAGCGCATGTTTTATAAATCTGGAGCGAATCTTCCGGTTATTCCGTATTATCCGCCTCTTTACGCAGACGTAGGCGGCACAGGAACTTTACAGCACGTGTACAATTATGAGGTTTGCAGAACCACTGACTCCAGAAAGAGTGATCTGAAATACGCCAGACCTTGCAGTGAGAGCATCATTAGTCTGGACACCAgtggaacacacacactcacgcatgCGCAGAGGGAAAGACTGAACTTTGATGATTGTGATGATCAG TTCATCAGACTGGACTCATAG
- the LOC125275570 gene encoding putative protocadherin beta-18 → MMSILCYFYAQRGASSTRISSWLMQPLVLCVFVMAVARGQVRYSIPEEMTKGSLVGNIVQDLGLDVKRLKSGRARIFTEDSREYIGLNVDKGTLIVKERIDREELCAQVSPCSLHFQIILENPMELHRIDVEILDINDHTPVFISKEINFQISELALPGARYSIDSAKDADEGINSLQTYRLSKNDHFVLKTLSHTDGTKYVEMVLQTPLDREKQEEHNLIVTAFDGGTPQKTGTVKINVSVLDANDNAPVFSQSVYTALVAENAQKGSLVLKVSATDADQGINKQVSYSFSQSSKNILNIFSIEPTNGDIIVVGHLDFEKSKKYELNVVATDNGGLTDTAKVMVEITDVNDNAPVINVISFSNPLPENSAPETVIAMLNVKDLDSGKNGQVRCLINHDLPFRIRQSSSNFYSLITDQLLDREKMSEYNITVTAIDEGSPSFSTNKTLTLKISDVNDNAPVFQRQSYTAYVMENNSPGLSVLSVKARDKDSGNNARISYFLEDVLVNGVSASTYISVNAESGDILAVRSFDYEQTKEFNIRVKAQDGGSPPLSSNVSVKIIIQDQNDNAPQVLYPVQSGANVVAEIVPRSADVGYLVTKVVAVDVDSGQNAWLSYKLHKATDRALFEVGLQNGEIRTVRQVTDKDAVKQRLTVVVEDNGQPSRSATVNVNVAVADSFPEVLTEFTDFTHDKEYNDNLTFYLVLALAVVSFLFIVSIIAILSVKCYRWRRERMFYKSGANLPVIPYYPPLYADVGGTGTLQHVYNYEVCRTTDSRKSDLKYARPCSESIISLDTSGTHTLTHAQRERLNNDDSFDQVSSSKLL, encoded by the coding sequence ATGATGTCGATTCTTTGTTATTTTTACGCCCAAAGAGGCGCATCTTCGACGCGGATTTCATCATGGCTAATGCAGCCTCTCGTGCTCTGCGTCTTTGTCATGGCCGTTGCGCGCGGGCAGGTCCGTTATTCTATTCCAGAGGAGATGACAAAGGGCTCGCTGGTGGGAAATATCGTTCAGGATCTCGGTTTGGATGTTAAGAGGCTGAAATCTGGTCGAGCGCGGATCTTTACGGAGGACAGTCGTGAGTACATCGGTCTGAATGTGGATAAAGGGACGCTGATAGTGAAAGAGAGGATAGATAGAGAGGAGCTGTGCGCCCAAGTGTCTCCCTGCTCCTTACATTTTCAGATCATTCTAGAAAACCCCATGGAGCTGCATAGAATTGATGTGGAAATATTAGATATTAATGATCATACTCCCGTTTTCATAAGCAAAGAGATAAATTTTCAAATTAGCGAACTAGCGTTGCCTGGAGCTCGATATTCAATCGATAGTGCTAAAGATGCTGATGAGGGTATAAATTCACTTCAGACGTATAGATTAagtaaaaatgatcattttgtgCTCAAAACGTTGTCTCACACTGATGGTACTAAATATGTGGAAATGGTCTTGCAGACACCATTAGACAGAGAAAAACAGGAGGAGCATAATCTGATTGTAACAGCGTTTGATGGCGGAACCCCCCAAAAAACCGGTACAGTGAAAATAAACGTCAGTGTTTTGGATGCAAACGACAACGCGCCTGTTTTTAGTCAGTCTGTATATACAGCACTTGTCGCTGAAAATGCGCAAAAGGGTTCATTAGTTTTAAAGGTTAGTGCAACTGACGCAGATCAAGGAATAAATAAACAAGTGTCCTATTCATTCTCACAAAGCAGCAAAAACATCTTGAACATTTTCAGTATTGAGCCCACTAATGGTGATATAATTGTTGTTGGCCATCTAGACTTTGAAAAATCCAAGAAATACGAATTGAATGTGGTGGCAACAGACAATGGGGGTTTAACGGATACTGCTAAAGTAATGGTGGAAATAACAGATGTTAACGACAATGCCCctgtaattaatgtaatttcGTTCTCAAACCCTTTACCAGAAAACTCAGCTCCTGAGACTGTGATAGCGATGCTGAATGTCAAAGATTTAGACTCGGGGAAAAATGGACAGGTGAGATGCTTAATTAACCATGATTTACCATTTCGAATCAGACAATCATCCTCAAATTTCTATAGTTTGATAACTGATCAGCTTTTAGACCGtgaaaaaatgtctgaatataaTATCACAGTAACAGCTATTGATGAGGGCTCGCCATCTTTCTCTACTAATAAAACACTGACTCTGAAAATCTCTGATGTCAATGACAACGCCCCTGTGTTCCAGCGTCAGTCATACACCGCATATGTGATGGAGAATAATTCCCCCGGACTCTCTGTTTTATCTGTTAAAGCGCGTGACAAAGACTCTGGCAATAACGCGCGTATTTCATATTTTCTCGAGGATGTTCTTGTGAATGGCGTCTCTGCCTCGACCTATATTTCAGTGAATGCAGAGAGCGGAGACATTCTTGCTGTTCGTTCTTTTGATTATGAGCAAACAAAAGAATTTAACATTCGCGTAAAAGCGCAGGACGGAGGCTCTCCTCCTCTCAGCAGCAACGTGAGCGTGAAAATCATCATTCAGGACCAGAATGACAACGCGCCTCAGGTTCTGTATCCGGTCCAGTCAGGCGCAAATGTGGTGGCTGAAATAGTGCCTCGCTCGGCAGATGTGGGTTATCTGGTGACTAAAGTGGTGGCTGTTGATGTGGACTCTGGTCAGAATGCCTGGCTCTCATATAAACTGCACAAAGCCACAGACAGGGCGCTGTTTGAAGTGGGCTTACAGAATGGAGAAATAAGAACTGTTCGTCAAGTCACAGATAAAGATGCTGTCAAACAAAGACTCACTGTTGTAGTGGAGGACAACGGGCAGCCCTCTCGATCAGCTACAGTCAATGTTAACGTGGCGGTGGCGGACAGCTTCCCTGAAGTGCTAACGGAGTTCACTGACTTTACGCACGACAAGGAATACAACGACAACCTGACTTTCTATCTGGTCTTGGCCTTGGCTGTGGTTTCATTTCTCTTTATCGTGTCTATCATTGCCATACTGTCAGTCAAATGCTACAGATGGAGACGCGAGCGCATGTTTTATAAATCTGGAGCGAATCTTCCGGTTATTCCGTATTATCCGCCTCTTTACGCAGACGTAGGCGGCACAGGAACTTTACAGCACGTGTACAATTATGAGGTTTGCAGAACCACTGACTCCAGAAAGAGTGATCTGAAATACGCCAGACCTTGCAGTGAGAGCATCATTAGTCTGGACACCAgtggaacacacacactcacgcatgcgcagagagagagactgaataATGATGATTCTTTTGATCAGGTGAGCTCGAGTAAATTATTATGA